The Candidatus Zymogenus saltonus region AGTAGAGATCGAGGGAGGCGTAGATGTCCGGGGTGAAGTGGTGCAGCGCCCCCAACTCGTAGCTTACGGCCTTCTCCGGCTTAAGATCGATGTTTATGCCGTTGTAATCGATGATCTCGTCGATCAATGGAAGCCTGAACCCCTGGGCGTAGCTGAAGTAGATTTTGTTTCCCTCGCCGTACATATAGGTCAGGCCCGCCTCCACCGCCTTTTCGCTGTATTCTACGTTCCCACCCCTCTTCGTAATCGCAAGGGGGGTGAAAAACGGGTGGTCGTCCATGTCGATGTTCTGCCAATCATAGCGCATCTTCATCCCCTCGTACCGGTAGCCCACGCTCAGAACCAACCTGTCGAAGAGGGTCAGCTCGTCGTAGAGGTAGTACCCGATCGATTCCCTGACCGACTCCGTATCCCTCTGTGTAATCGAAAGCCCCATGGGCGTCCACGGCGGCCAGTCCCAGAGCCAGAAGCCGGCAAACGAAAGCTCGTATTCGGAGTGGAGATAGTCCACGCCCGCCATAAGGCGGTTATCCACCTCATCGAAATCGAGATCCAGCACATACTTGCCGGAGATCCCATGCTCGGTCAGATAGCTGTAGGTCTGCATGTAGTCGTGGGGCGGGTCCGGCTGATAGAGCCAGCCGTTGCTGTTTCTGAAGGTGTAGTTCAACATGACCCTTCCGTAGTCGTCGAAATCCAGCTTCACGCCGGTGTTGATGTAGAAGCTCTCCCCCTTCCCCCTGTCGAGGGAGTCGGAATAGTCTTCGCCGAATACGCTTCGCGCGGCATCGTAAGACGGGCCCGGGAAGCCATATTCGCTCTTGTCGTAGCCGAGGTCGACCGTCAGCTCGAATATCTCCGTGGGGGTGAGTGCCCCGGAGAGGGTGAAGTTGAGGGAGTCATAATAGCTGCTGTTAAAGCTGTAGAACTTATTGTAGCGCTCTCCGTCGGCGTGCTTCCGGTCAACGGAGAGAAAAAGCCTCCCTGTATCGTTGGAATAGCCGGCGCTCATCACTCCCTCGTGGTTTCCCCAGGAGCCGAACTTGTATCCCGTCTTCAAAAACAGCCCCTCGAAGTCCCTCCTCGTTATGATGTTGACCACGCCTGAGACCGCGTTGTTTCCCCATAGGGAGGAGCCGGGCCCCCTGACGATCTCGATCTTCTCGACCGCCTCCAGCGGAATCAGGTTGAAATCTACGGTTGACAGATCGGAGGGCGTCACCCTGACGCCGTTTACCATTATCAGCGTGTCATACCCCCTGGCGTATCCCCTCATGTCCATACCAACCATCGTCTCAACGCCGGAGACGCTGTGGAAGTTGATCCCCGCCTCCCGCTTTAAAAGCTCCGGGACGCTTGTGGCGCCCGATTTGTCGATCGTCTCCCTGTCGATCACCGTGACGTTTCCGGGGATCTTCGCCGGGTCCTGTTCGTCCCTGGTATAGGTAACCTTGACCTCCGGGACTTGGACCTCCTCCCCGAAGGCCGCGGGCACGAGAAAAAGCCCCGCGATCAGGATCGCCGCGAAAGACCGGGCTCCCCTCTTCAATTTACCTTTTCTCTTCATTTTCCCGTTCATTTTA contains the following coding sequences:
- a CDS encoding TonB-dependent receptor → MNGKMKRKGKLKRGARSFAAILIAGLFLVPAAFGEEVQVPEVKVTYTRDEQDPAKIPGNVTVIDRETIDKSGATSVPELLKREAGINFHSVSGVETMVGMDMRGYARGYDTLIMVNGVRVTPSDLSTVDFNLIPLEAVEKIEIVRGPGSSLWGNNAVSGVVNIITRRDFEGLFLKTGYKFGSWGNHEGVMSAGYSNDTGRLFLSVDRKHADGERYNKFYSFNSSYYDSLNFTLSGALTPTEIFELTVDLGYDKSEYGFPGPSYDAARSVFGEDYSDSLDRGKGESFYINTGVKLDFDDYGRVMLNYTFRNSNGWLYQPDPPHDYMQTYSYLTEHGISGKYVLDLDFDEVDNRLMAGVDYLHSEYELSFAGFWLWDWPPWTPMGLSITQRDTESVRESIGYYLYDELTLFDRLVLSVGYRYEGMKMRYDWQNIDMDDHPFFTPLAITKRGGNVEYSEKAVEAGLTYMYGEGNKIYFSYAQGFRLPLIDEIIDYNGINIDLKPEKAVSYELGALHHFTPDIYASLDLYWMNIKNEIYVDPTAFGAGRVSNVNFPKTVHRGLELKVVAKPVDWLSLYTAWAFQDAYFDTWDLKGKTLPYVPKHTVNFGFGVDYEGFAYNMDCRYASKRIRDGDYNNIQKRLDNSFVMDMRVGYTYTIKDKYDVEVFTGVNNVTGEYHSDFGGYTDPFGSVFDGYFDRPLSGRYFYGGINFSF